In one Alphaproteobacteria bacterium RIFCSPHIGHO2_01_FULL_41_14 genomic region, the following are encoded:
- a CDS encoding 30S ribosomal protein S3: MGQKVNPISMRLKINRTWDSRWYASSRDYATYLSQDIKIREYILAKLSQAAVSKIVIERPNKKARVTIYSARPGVIIGKKGADIDTLKHSLSKIVGSDVTLNILEIRKPDFDAHLVADSIARQLERRVSFRRAMKKAVQTALKAGVLGIRINCAGRLGGAEIARTEWYREGRVPLHTLRADIDYGLATAFTTYGTCGIKVWIFKGEIMEHDPMAQDRRVREHVVNR; this comes from the coding sequence TTTCTATGCGGTTGAAGATTAATCGGACTTGGGACTCTCGTTGGTATGCCTCTAGTCGTGATTACGCAACTTACTTGTCTCAGGACATCAAAATCCGTGAGTATATTTTGGCTAAACTAAGCCAAGCGGCCGTTTCGAAAATTGTGATTGAGCGCCCCAATAAAAAAGCCCGTGTGACGATTTACTCGGCACGTCCTGGTGTGATCATTGGGAAAAAAGGGGCAGATATTGATACATTGAAGCACTCTTTAAGTAAGATTGTTGGGTCAGATGTGACTCTGAATATTCTTGAAATTAGAAAACCTGATTTTGACGCCCACTTGGTGGCTGATTCCATTGCTCGCCAATTAGAGCGTCGCGTTTCTTTCAGAAGGGCGATGAAAAAAGCGGTGCAAACAGCTTTGAAAGCAGGCGTTCTTGGCATCCGAATCAACTGTGCTGGCCGCCTCGGTGGAGCTGAAATTGCTCGGACGGAATGGTACCGTGAAGGCCGCGTGCCTTTACATACGTTGCGAGCGGATATTGATTATGGGTTAGCAACAGCCTTTACCACGTACGGGACTTGTGGTATCAAGGTGTGGATTTTCAAAGGCGAAATCATGGAACATGATCCCATGGCCCAAGATCGCCGCGTTCGTGAACATGTTGTGAATAGATAG
- a CDS encoding 50S ribosomal protein L16, which produces MLAPKRTKFRKAFKGRIHGMAKSATDLDFGNYGLKATTADRVTSRQIEAARRAITRHLRRAGKVWIRIFPDVPVSQKPAEVRMGKGKGAPEFWACRVKPGRIMFEIDGVDEELARDALTLAAAKLPVRSRFIIR; this is translated from the coding sequence ATGTTAGCTCCGAAGCGTACAAAATTTAGAAAAGCTTTTAAAGGCCGTATCCATGGAATGGCTAAGTCTGCCACAGATTTAGACTTTGGAAATTATGGCTTAAAAGCAACGACAGCTGACCGGGTGACGTCGCGCCAGATTGAAGCGGCGCGTCGAGCCATCACGCGTCACTTGCGTCGTGCTGGAAAAGTTTGGATTCGTATTTTTCCTGATGTGCCGGTTTCTCAAAAACCTGCAGAAGTTCGTATGGGAAAAGGAAAAGGAGCACCAGAGTTTTGGGCTTGCCGTGTGAAACCAGGGCGGATTATGTTCGAAATTGACGGTGTGGATGAAGAGTTGGCACGAGATGCGTTGACGCTTGCCGCGGCAAAGCTTCCTGTGCGTAGCCGATTTATTATTAGATAG